A genome region from Methylobacterium sp. FF17 includes the following:
- a CDS encoding xanthine dehydrogenase family protein molybdopterin-binding subunit, with the protein MSAVADSPGAGRYIGRGLPRPGAKRLLAGRGRYTDDVVLPRMLHAAFLRSPYAHARLGAIDVSAAAVMPGVHRVLTGADFALLCTPWVGTLSHFKGLRSAPQRPLPTDKVVWAGQPVVMVIAETRAEAEDALEVIEIDFEEREPIVDLDAARAPDAPRIDADAPDNVLFRTRIEAGSVADAFAEAEIVSVDLRFGRHTAVTMEPRAVLADFDPSEQRLTVHQSTQTPYQFQDLYARHFGLSEARVRVIAPDVGGSFGMKLHLYHEDMAVVGASLLLKRPVKFTADRMEAFASDIHARDHRVRARLAVGPDGILRAIEVDDVTGVGPFSAYPRTSAVEGNQVVRLIGAPYRLTEYRADLTVVAQNKVQMSQYRAVGHPIACAVTERLVDLAADRLGLDPFEIRRRNYVTDDMYPHTTPSGYRFEKLSLATCLEKLHDLMDYPGLRAEQAALRERGIHRGIGIATYVEITNPTPAFYGVGGAHISAQDGCVLKLTPAGEVSCAISITEQGQGSEAIIGQIVAEGLGVDRDHVRVLTGDTETTPSGGATWACRGAGIGGETALQASRKLKGRILEIAAAILQAEPGTLDIRDDAVTDADGTPRMTLREVANLAYYRSDLLPPDVSPALTVAHHFAPRGYPFAFTNGIHGSLVEVDVETGFVTILKHWVVEDCGRVINPLLVDEQIRGGVVQGLGAAFYEECRYSETGQLLNGSMGDYLVPMACEMPDIVIAHVETPTLDTELGAKGCGEAGTAASSGAALNAVNDALRPLGAGISQLPMTPERILRALDVI; encoded by the coding sequence ATGAGTGCCGTGGCCGACAGCCCGGGTGCGGGCCGCTACATCGGGCGTGGCCTGCCGCGCCCCGGCGCGAAACGTCTGCTCGCTGGACGGGGCCGCTACACGGACGACGTGGTGCTGCCCCGCATGCTCCACGCAGCCTTCCTGCGCAGCCCCTACGCTCATGCCCGGCTCGGTGCCATCGACGTGTCCGCCGCAGCCGTGATGCCGGGTGTCCACCGGGTGCTGACCGGTGCGGACTTCGCGCTCCTCTGCACACCCTGGGTCGGCACGCTCAGCCACTTCAAGGGACTGCGCTCGGCGCCCCAGCGCCCCCTGCCCACCGACAAGGTGGTCTGGGCCGGCCAGCCGGTGGTGATGGTCATCGCCGAGACCCGCGCCGAGGCCGAGGATGCCCTTGAGGTGATCGAGATCGACTTCGAGGAACGCGAGCCGATCGTGGACCTCGACGCCGCCCGCGCACCCGATGCCCCCCGCATCGACGCGGACGCACCCGACAACGTCCTGTTCCGCACCCGCATCGAGGCTGGCTCGGTCGCCGACGCCTTTGCGGAGGCTGAGATCGTCTCCGTGGACCTACGCTTCGGCCGTCACACCGCGGTGACGATGGAGCCGCGCGCGGTGCTCGCCGATTTCGACCCGAGCGAGCAGCGTCTCACGGTTCATCAATCGACGCAGACGCCCTACCAGTTCCAGGATCTCTACGCCCGCCATTTCGGCCTCTCGGAGGCCCGCGTGCGGGTGATCGCCCCGGATGTCGGCGGCTCCTTCGGGATGAAGCTGCACCTCTACCACGAGGACATGGCGGTGGTGGGCGCGAGCCTGCTCCTGAAGCGGCCGGTGAAGTTCACCGCAGACCGGATGGAGGCCTTCGCCAGCGACATCCACGCCCGCGACCACCGCGTGCGCGCCCGGCTCGCGGTGGGGCCGGACGGCATCCTCAGGGCGATCGAAGTGGACGACGTGACGGGCGTCGGCCCGTTCTCGGCCTATCCGCGCACGAGCGCGGTGGAGGGCAATCAGGTCGTGCGCCTGATCGGCGCGCCGTATCGGCTGACCGAATACCGCGCCGACCTGACGGTGGTGGCCCAGAACAAGGTGCAGATGAGCCAGTACCGGGCGGTCGGCCATCCGATCGCCTGCGCGGTGACGGAACGCCTCGTGGACCTCGCGGCCGACCGGCTCGGCCTCGATCCGTTCGAGATCCGGCGGCGCAACTACGTGACCGACGACATGTACCCGCACACCACCCCGAGCGGGTACCGGTTCGAGAAGCTCTCCCTCGCCACCTGCCTGGAGAAGCTCCACGACCTGATGGACTATCCGGGCCTGCGTGCGGAGCAGGCCGCGTTACGCGAACGGGGTATCCACCGCGGCATCGGCATCGCCACCTACGTGGAGATCACCAACCCGACGCCGGCGTTCTACGGGGTCGGGGGGGCCCACATCTCGGCGCAGGACGGATGCGTCCTTAAGCTGACGCCCGCCGGCGAGGTGAGTTGCGCGATCAGCATCACCGAACAGGGCCAGGGCAGCGAGGCGATCATCGGCCAGATCGTCGCCGAAGGCCTCGGCGTCGACCGCGATCACGTCCGGGTTCTGACCGGCGACACCGAAACCACGCCCTCCGGCGGGGCGACCTGGGCCTGCCGGGGCGCCGGTATCGGCGGCGAGACGGCCCTCCAGGCGAGCCGCAAGCTGAAGGGTCGTATCCTGGAGATCGCCGCCGCGATCCTGCAGGCGGAGCCCGGCACCCTCGACATCCGCGACGACGCGGTGACGGACGCGGACGGCACGCCCCGCATGACCCTGCGGGAGGTCGCCAACCTCGCCTATTACCGCTCGGACCTGCTGCCGCCGGACGTCTCCCCGGCCCTGACGGTGGCGCACCACTTCGCGCCGCGCGGCTATCCGTTCGCCTTCACCAACGGCATCCATGGCAGCCTCGTCGAGGTCGACGTCGAGACCGGCTTCGTGACGATCCTGAAGCACTGGGTCGTGGAGGATTGCGGGCGCGTCATCAACCCGCTCCTCGTCGACGAGCAGATCCGCGGTGGCGTGGTGCAGGGGCTCGGGGCGGCCTTCTACGAGGAGTGCCGCTACAGCGAAACGGGCCAGCTCCTGAATGGGTCGATGGGCGATTACCTCGTGCCGATGGCCTGCGAGATGCCCGACATCGTGATCGCCCATGTGGAGACGCCGACCCTCGACACCGAACTGGGTGCCAAGGGCTGCGGCGAGGCGGGCACCGCCGCCTCCAGCGGCGCGGCCCTGAACGCGGTCAACGACGCCCTTCGTCCCCTCGGCGCCGGCATCTCACAGCTTCCCATGACGCCCGAACGCATCCTGAGGGCGCTCGACGTGATCTGA
- a CDS encoding ABC transporter substrate-binding protein, protein MIEQGSRHGSVSRRTLVRGLAATGTLAGIGMPFVARAAEAIRIGFPTPVTGPFGAEAKDQIRSAELAVKQFNEAGGLNGRMAELLVRDDKLNPGEAATRTLELIEKDKAHFIVGALSSAVQLSVNEITRSRKVLYVSISQSDTINEARDFSRYTFHEALNPHMTTAAVAKHAFKKGTRVAYLAADYAYGHEMLRGFKRAAAAIGAETAGEILHPFGAPDYSTFMPRLRSMRPDILCICNFGRDQANSIKQANDFGLKKAARIVVPVLLHNQRLAGGADAFEGVVGASNYYWRLEETVPSAKAFNDAFRAAYANAVPTDYGAYGYTAVRSLLMAVKAAGDTDTDKVVAALEGLTYDVAKGPERYRACDHQAIQSVLITESKKKSEMQGEADLFRILEAEAGSEAALRTCDELGHRA, encoded by the coding sequence ATGATCGAACAGGGATCGCGACACGGCTCCGTCTCCCGCCGGACGCTGGTGCGTGGGCTGGCCGCCACGGGCACGCTCGCGGGCATCGGGATGCCCTTCGTCGCGCGCGCCGCTGAGGCGATCCGGATCGGTTTCCCGACGCCGGTCACCGGCCCGTTCGGCGCCGAGGCCAAAGATCAGATCCGCTCGGCCGAACTCGCCGTGAAGCAGTTCAACGAGGCCGGCGGCTTGAACGGCCGGATGGCCGAACTCCTGGTCCGTGACGACAAGCTCAACCCCGGCGAGGCCGCGACCCGGACGCTGGAACTCATCGAAAAAGACAAAGCACACTTCATCGTCGGTGCCTTGTCGAGCGCGGTTCAGCTCTCGGTCAACGAGATCACCCGTTCGCGAAAGGTCCTCTACGTGTCGATCAGCCAGTCCGACACGATCAACGAGGCCAGGGATTTCAGCCGCTACACCTTCCACGAGGCGCTGAACCCGCACATGACCACGGCGGCCGTGGCGAAACATGCCTTCAAGAAGGGGACCCGGGTGGCGTACCTCGCCGCCGACTACGCCTATGGCCACGAGATGCTGCGCGGATTCAAGCGCGCGGCGGCCGCCATCGGCGCCGAGACGGCGGGCGAGATCCTGCACCCGTTCGGCGCGCCCGATTACTCGACCTTCATGCCGCGCCTGCGCTCCATGCGCCCCGACATCCTGTGCATCTGCAATTTCGGGCGCGACCAGGCCAACAGCATCAAGCAGGCGAATGATTTCGGGCTGAAGAAGGCAGCCCGGATCGTGGTGCCGGTGCTGCTGCACAACCAGCGCCTCGCGGGCGGGGCCGACGCCTTCGAGGGCGTGGTGGGCGCGAGCAACTATTACTGGCGCCTCGAGGAGACCGTTCCCTCGGCGAAAGCCTTCAACGACGCGTTCCGGGCGGCCTACGCCAACGCGGTCCCGACGGATTACGGCGCCTACGGCTACACGGCCGTCCGCTCCCTGCTGATGGCCGTGAAGGCGGCCGGCGACACCGATACGGACAAGGTCGTCGCGGCCCTCGAAGGCCTGACCTACGACGTGGCCAAGGGGCCGGAGCGCTACCGCGCCTGCGACCACCAGGCGATCCAGTCCGTGCTCATCACGGAATCGAAGAAGAAGTCGGAGATGCAGGGCGAGGCGGACCTGTTCCGCATCCTGGAGGCCGAGGCCGGCTCCGAGGCCGCGCTGCGCACCTGCGACGAACTCGGCCACCGCGCCTGA
- a CDS encoding branched-chain amino acid ABC transporter permease, with the protein MTLASLDLELIAMQLFSGVALGAVFVMLALGLSIIFGMLGIVNFAHGNFFMVGAYAGVFVMERTGSFWAALLVGPLMVGALGLLIQRYLIRPLAGRSPDDPLLLTFGLGYVLVEGVRILFGSDGLPFATPEELSGVADLGIGYFPIYRLFVVGVVALVLAALWYGLERTRLGLIVRAGARDPEILRVLGVDIQRLWLWVFGLGIALAALGGVLAAPMRSVNPEMGTLVLGEAFAVTVIGGMGSLMGSVVAGLLVGIVVSMTALVAPEMASIAMFAFMALVLLIRPQGLFGKPGLGV; encoded by the coding sequence ATGACCCTCGCCTCCCTGGACCTCGAACTGATCGCGATGCAGCTGTTCTCGGGCGTGGCGCTCGGCGCCGTGTTCGTGATGCTGGCGCTCGGCCTGTCGATCATCTTCGGCATGCTCGGCATCGTGAACTTCGCCCACGGCAACTTCTTCATGGTCGGCGCCTACGCGGGCGTCTTCGTCATGGAGCGCACGGGCAGCTTCTGGGCGGCCCTGCTGGTCGGCCCGCTGATGGTCGGGGCGCTCGGCCTCCTGATCCAGCGGTATCTGATCCGCCCGCTGGCCGGCCGCTCGCCGGACGATCCCCTGCTGCTCACCTTCGGCCTCGGCTACGTGCTGGTGGAGGGCGTGCGCATCCTGTTCGGCTCGGACGGCCTGCCCTTCGCGACCCCGGAGGAACTGTCCGGCGTGGCCGATCTCGGGATCGGCTACTTCCCGATCTACCGGCTCTTCGTCGTGGGGGTGGTGGCGCTGGTGCTCGCGGCTCTCTGGTACGGGCTGGAGCGGACGCGGCTCGGGCTGATCGTGCGGGCCGGGGCCCGCGACCCGGAAATCCTGCGGGTCCTCGGCGTCGACATCCAGCGGCTCTGGCTCTGGGTCTTCGGCCTCGGGATCGCCCTCGCGGCCCTCGGCGGCGTCCTCGCCGCGCCGATGCGCTCCGTCAATCCGGAGATGGGCACCCTGGTGCTCGGCGAAGCCTTCGCCGTCACGGTGATCGGCGGGATGGGCTCGCTGATGGGATCGGTCGTCGCCGGCCTCCTTGTCGGAATCGTGGTCTCCATGACCGCGCTGGTCGCCCCCGAGATGGCCAGCATCGCGATGTTCGCCTTCATGGCCCTGGTTCTGCTGATCCGGCCGCAAGGCCTGTTCGGCAAGCCCGGCCTCGGCGTCTGA
- a CDS encoding branched-chain amino acid ABC transporter permease, which translates to MQTLDQTVVVASPGAAEPRRTPLALEGASRWRAPLSILALVTLPFLLPSQALAVNVLIYGLYAVGYNLLYGYTGLLSFGHAAFFGTGAYVTGIAIGAYGLHPLLAMGLGIVTASGLALAVGTVSIRSRGIYFAMVTLALAQLVYYAALQASSWTGGENGLRGFTVSTIGLGPVSLDILDPQVKYLFVLAFVGVALALISRILASPFGAAIEAIRENETRARACGFDVERSKLLAFVLSGLFCGLSGALSAIHLSIVPLDSLAYHTSGMAVVMTLVGGAGTFFGPFVGALVVLVLEDVFSLWTPHWQLALGTVFILFVLFLPRGLWGSALARLSSRRGHS; encoded by the coding sequence ATGCAGACCCTCGACCAGACCGTCGTCGTTGCATCCCCGGGCGCGGCCGAGCCGCGCCGCACGCCCCTCGCCCTCGAGGGCGCCTCGCGCTGGCGGGCACCGCTCTCGATCCTCGCGCTCGTGACCCTGCCGTTCCTGCTCCCCTCGCAGGCGCTCGCCGTCAACGTGCTGATCTACGGGCTCTACGCCGTCGGCTACAACCTGCTCTACGGCTATACCGGCCTGCTCTCCTTCGGACACGCGGCCTTCTTCGGCACCGGCGCCTACGTCACCGGGATCGCCATCGGCGCCTACGGCCTGCATCCGCTCCTGGCGATGGGTCTCGGCATCGTCACGGCCAGCGGATTGGCCCTGGCGGTCGGAACGGTCTCGATCCGCTCGCGCGGCATCTACTTCGCCATGGTGACCCTGGCGCTCGCCCAGCTTGTCTACTACGCGGCGCTCCAGGCCTCGTCGTGGACCGGCGGCGAGAACGGCCTGCGCGGCTTCACGGTCTCGACCATCGGCCTCGGCCCCGTCTCGCTCGACATCCTCGACCCGCAGGTCAAATACCTCTTCGTCCTCGCCTTCGTGGGCGTGGCCTTGGCGCTGATCTCGCGCATCCTGGCCTCGCCCTTCGGCGCGGCCATCGAGGCGATCCGGGAGAACGAGACCCGCGCCCGCGCCTGCGGCTTCGACGTGGAGCGCTCGAAGCTCCTGGCCTTCGTGCTCTCCGGCCTCTTCTGTGGCCTGAGCGGCGCGCTCTCGGCGATCCACCTCTCGATCGTGCCCCTCGACAGCCTCGCCTATCACACCTCCGGCATGGCGGTGGTGATGACGCTGGTCGGCGGCGCCGGGACCTTTTTCGGGCCCTTCGTCGGTGCCCTGGTGGTGCTCGTGCTGGAGGATGTGTTCAGCCTCTGGACGCCACACTGGCAGCTCGCCCTCGGGACCGTGTTCATCCTGTTCGTGCTCTTCCTGCCCCGTGGCCTCTGGGGCTCGGCCCTGGCGCGGCTCTCCTCCCGCCGGGGGCACTCATGA
- a CDS encoding ABC transporter ATP-binding protein, protein MNPGPQAPILEVEALGRRFGAFTALEDVSAVFGKERITAIIGPNGAGKSTLFNLLSGALAPTAGRLRFGGRDMTRVPQARFAHLGIARSYQITNVFPRLTAHENLRTAMQARTRRYDFWSRRDALAGLAERADALLADIGLANRRDRPAAALAHGEQRALEIGIALASDPKLLLLDEPTAGMGPEETKEMVALLRRLGETRTILLVEHKMKMILGLSERILVLHHGRLIADGSPAEIQADREVRRVYLGQSSGYGHA, encoded by the coding sequence ATGAATCCGGGTCCGCAAGCTCCGATCCTCGAAGTCGAGGCGCTCGGTCGACGCTTCGGCGCCTTCACCGCCCTCGAGGATGTCAGCGCCGTCTTCGGCAAGGAGCGCATCACCGCCATCATCGGCCCGAACGGGGCCGGCAAGAGCACCCTGTTCAACCTGCTCTCGGGCGCCCTTGCGCCGACGGCGGGCCGCCTCCGCTTCGGCGGCCGCGACATGACGCGGGTGCCCCAGGCCCGCTTCGCCCATCTCGGCATCGCGCGTTCCTACCAGATCACCAACGTCTTCCCGCGCCTCACCGCGCACGAGAACCTGCGCACGGCAATGCAGGCGCGGACGCGCCGCTACGATTTCTGGAGCCGGCGCGACGCCCTCGCGGGCCTGGCCGAACGGGCGGACGCGCTGCTCGCCGATATCGGCCTCGCGAACCGCCGCGACCGCCCCGCCGCCGCCCTCGCCCATGGCGAGCAGCGCGCCCTGGAGATCGGCATCGCGCTGGCGAGCGACCCGAAGCTCCTGCTCCTCGACGAGCCCACCGCCGGGATGGGCCCCGAGGAGACGAAGGAGATGGTCGCCCTCCTGCGGCGCCTGGGCGAGACGCGCACGATCCTGCTCGTGGAGCACAAGATGAAGATGATCCTCGGTCTCTCCGAGCGGATCCTCGTGCTGCATCACGGCCGGCTCATCGCCGACGGCAGCCCCGCCGAGATCCAGGCCGACCGCGAGGTACGCCGCGTCTATCTCGGCCAGAGCAGCGGGTACGGGCATGCTTGA
- a CDS encoding ABC transporter ATP-binding protein, which translates to MLEIRGLDAWYGPSHVLHGLSLDVRAGEILALVGRNGAGKTTTMKAVMGLIPKVGGSVRFLGTELLGRPAHARFPSGLAYVPEDRRIVPGLTVRENLKLGLLRAPKTIKEGVAIAEIAETFPRLAERLDQVAVTMSGGEQQMLAIARAMIARPKLILLDEPSEGIMPVLVEEMGRLFVSLRARGVTLLLVEQNVEWALNLADRAVIIDQGAVVHESSAAALRADTEIQDRYCAV; encoded by the coding sequence ATGCTTGAGATCCGGGGCCTCGACGCGTGGTACGGCCCGAGCCACGTCCTGCACGGCCTCTCCCTCGATGTCCGCGCGGGAGAGATCCTGGCCCTGGTCGGCCGCAACGGCGCGGGCAAGACCACGACCATGAAGGCCGTGATGGGCCTGATCCCGAAGGTCGGGGGCAGCGTGCGCTTCCTCGGCACGGAGCTGCTCGGCCGCCCGGCCCATGCGCGCTTTCCCTCGGGCCTCGCCTACGTTCCGGAGGACCGGCGCATCGTCCCGGGGCTGACCGTGCGGGAGAACCTGAAGCTCGGCCTCCTGCGGGCCCCGAAGACGATCAAGGAGGGCGTGGCGATCGCCGAGATCGCCGAGACCTTCCCGCGGCTGGCCGAGCGCCTCGACCAGGTCGCGGTGACGATGTCGGGCGGCGAGCAGCAGATGCTCGCCATCGCGCGCGCGATGATCGCGCGCCCCAAGCTCATCCTGCTCGACGAGCCCTCGGAGGGCATCATGCCGGTGCTGGTCGAGGAGATGGGCCGCCTGTTCGTATCCCTGCGCGCCCGGGGCGTCACGCTGCTCCTCGTCGAGCAGAACGTCGAGTGGGCCCTCAACCTCGCCGACCGCGCCGTCATCATCGACCAGGGCGCGGTCGTGCACGAGAGTTCGGCCGCCGCCCTGCGCGCCGACACCGAGATTCAGGATCGCTACTGCGCGGTCTGA
- a CDS encoding SRPBCC family protein has protein sequence MDITGEYRITAPREAVWAALNDPAVLALCIPGCKELTRASPEELAAKVALKVGPVSATFAGTVRLEDIRAPEGYTLVGQGNGGMAGFAKGRAVVNLAEDGPDTILRYEAKAEIGGKIASLGGRLIQATSRKLADEFFGKFANRLGVPDPEPVAPALS, from the coding sequence ATGGACATCACCGGCGAGTACAGGATCACGGCGCCCCGCGAGGCCGTCTGGGCCGCTCTCAACGACCCGGCGGTGCTGGCGCTCTGCATTCCCGGGTGCAAGGAACTCACCCGGGCCTCGCCCGAGGAACTCGCAGCCAAGGTCGCCCTGAAGGTCGGCCCGGTCTCGGCCACCTTCGCCGGCACGGTCCGCCTGGAGGATATCCGGGCCCCCGAGGGCTACACCCTAGTCGGCCAGGGCAATGGCGGCATGGCCGGCTTCGCCAAGGGGCGCGCCGTGGTGAACCTCGCGGAGGATGGCCCGGACACCATCCTGCGCTACGAGGCGAAGGCCGAGATCGGGGGCAAGATCGCGTCCCTCGGCGGTCGCCTGATCCAGGCCACCTCCCGCAAGCTCGCCGACGAATTCTTCGGCAAGTTCGCCAACCGCCTCGGCGTGCCCGACCCCGAGCCCGTAGCCCCTGCCCTTTCCTGA